In Brevibacillus brevis NBRC 100599, a single genomic region encodes these proteins:
- the spoIIIAF gene encoding stage III sporulation protein AF codes for MTWLTLWLKKIILLVLLAAFLDLILPNTTLQRYVKMVMGLILLLTIISPVFSLFSLSQEDLAFRLDRYQQELNKPASAEWKRITDKLLGQQNQQMTAYVQSQVASSVKASVKEQYGVTVDDVTITVNQQNPEQPILERIELVVSDANKEEQKGQSTIEPIKPVQPVEITIGKPIEMQPDPKADMAATAHYDNPLYAQITNDVAKEWGLSKSQVVIKDESREREKQ; via the coding sequence ATGACGTGGTTAACCCTGTGGTTGAAAAAAATTATCCTGCTCGTCCTTTTGGCTGCCTTCCTCGATCTGATCCTGCCCAATACGACACTGCAACGCTACGTAAAAATGGTGATGGGCTTGATTCTCTTGCTGACGATCATTTCTCCCGTGTTCAGTCTGTTCAGCCTCTCGCAGGAAGATCTGGCCTTTCGTCTGGATCGATACCAACAAGAGCTGAACAAGCCTGCTTCGGCAGAATGGAAACGCATCACTGACAAGCTGCTCGGTCAACAGAACCAACAGATGACGGCTTACGTTCAGTCACAGGTAGCGTCCTCGGTAAAAGCCAGTGTCAAAGAGCAGTACGGCGTAACTGTCGATGATGTCACGATTACCGTCAATCAGCAAAATCCGGAACAGCCAATCCTTGAACGAATCGAGCTGGTAGTCAGTGACGCGAACAAGGAAGAGCAAAAAGGGCAGAGCACGATTGAACCGATTAAGCCTGTCCAGCCTGTTGAGATCACGATTGGCAAACCCATTGAAATGCAACCTGATCCCAAAGCAGATATGGCAGCAACAGCTCATTATGACAATCCACTTTACGCGCAAATCACAAACGATGTCGCCAAAGAGTGGGGGCTATCGAAGAGCCAGGTCGTCATCAAAGACGAATCGAGAGAAAGAGAAAAACAGTAG
- a CDS encoding 2-phosphosulfolactate phosphatase, with protein MRIEVVPTVEEIRFEQISNHVVIVIDVLRASSTIVTALGNGFRSVIPVETIGQANSLRTSDCILAGERHCKKIPEFDCNNSPTEIAGLGKTGSQLILTTTNGTRAIQKAERATALLIGCFLNATACMRHALSYHLDITLYCAGTRSEFALEDGLAAGLMIAQAQQSLPSIQICDLGEVLKASYLYYAGKLSELLPHTTTGKRLIQHHLASDIRYCAQVDQYQIVPYIKEKRILPHLVS; from the coding sequence GTGCGAATAGAGGTGGTGCCGACCGTGGAAGAAATTCGTTTTGAACAGATCAGCAATCATGTAGTCATCGTCATCGATGTGCTTCGTGCCTCCAGTACGATTGTCACCGCATTAGGTAATGGATTTCGCAGCGTCATCCCGGTCGAAACCATTGGGCAAGCCAACTCCCTGCGCACGAGCGACTGTATTTTGGCCGGGGAACGCCACTGTAAGAAAATCCCCGAATTCGACTGCAATAACTCACCAACCGAAATCGCAGGTTTGGGGAAAACGGGGAGCCAGCTTATTCTCACCACGACGAACGGGACTCGCGCGATCCAAAAAGCAGAACGTGCCACTGCTCTCTTGATCGGCTGCTTCTTGAATGCCACTGCATGCATGCGGCACGCTCTTTCTTATCATCTCGACATAACCCTGTACTGTGCAGGTACCCGGTCGGAATTCGCTCTGGAAGACGGTCTGGCTGCCGGCTTGATGATTGCACAGGCACAACAATCGTTACCGAGCATCCAAATCTGTGATCTGGGTGAAGTGCTAAAGGCGAGCTACCTTTATTACGCGGGAAAACTGAGCGAGCTGTTACCCCACACGACAACAGGAAAAAGGCTCATCCAGCACCATCTCGCAAGCGACATACGGTACTGTGCTCAAGTGGATCAGTATCAAATCGTTCCCTACATCAAGGAGAAGCGCATACTCCCACACCTTGTCTCATAA
- a CDS encoding DUF4179 domain-containing protein, translating to MNCSKTEELRRYLTGELSEGDARLLERHVEDCLLCQRLMMEEEDSDEEFPSLHVPSALPTDFTSQVMAALEQVQLPKPKLNWKKRSVNILKKTALAVASVTAIITFGSMVSPTFASYVNSVIQSIQGIDQGMKQAAEKGYVQEINKKVTDQGITLVVKEVVADPVRMAIIANIVDQNGKRIPFDEEKDGLSLTYKTKSGEDLNPGGGGYTYGEEGEYLVVSHDIFRFLKDSKALPDEIIVGVEATMLGGKEGSWKVEFPVDMKKARAVANYTKIGQKYLTPNGIEIMLQNIMTVPSTSMMELEIDWTKEREEQIQKWKEQNGWIVKGPKTGAFTEAERMERYFIDMGVAFQIFDEKGNVVAGWDDALHEELNQIRKNNVEHSYRGKVHDDGKGVTKWNGITPLAKDQTYKLKMHSLYLYEPSKFQASIPVDTLLKDKVAVTNSDSTYTLTGFTLKTTEDEEKIGDETYFGKGALISFSGILPEGIVYTTEWSAQDESKQTYNVKLQGTTYTRGKDGRVHVTGTFFIRDLEKQPKELKLSHAIQQRQYQDLNWEVPFDTSNNTKR from the coding sequence ATGAATTGCTCCAAAACTGAAGAGTTGCGCAGGTATTTGACTGGTGAGCTATCTGAAGGTGATGCTAGACTGCTGGAACGACATGTCGAAGACTGCCTGCTCTGTCAGAGGCTGATGATGGAGGAAGAGGATAGCGACGAGGAGTTCCCGAGCCTGCACGTTCCAAGCGCGTTGCCCACAGATTTTACTTCCCAGGTGATGGCGGCGTTAGAGCAAGTGCAATTGCCAAAACCAAAACTAAACTGGAAAAAAAGGAGTGTAAACATTTTGAAGAAAACAGCGTTAGCTGTGGCGAGTGTCACAGCAATCATTACATTTGGGTCCATGGTGTCTCCGACTTTTGCGAGCTACGTAAACAGTGTCATACAATCCATACAAGGTATCGACCAAGGAATGAAGCAGGCAGCTGAGAAGGGTTATGTCCAGGAAATCAATAAAAAGGTGACGGATCAAGGAATTACACTGGTTGTAAAAGAAGTAGTTGCGGATCCAGTGCGGATGGCGATCATTGCAAATATCGTGGATCAAAATGGCAAGCGTATCCCGTTTGATGAGGAAAAAGACGGATTGTCCCTTACTTACAAAACCAAGTCAGGTGAAGACCTGAATCCTGGGGGAGGGGGCTATACCTACGGTGAGGAAGGAGAGTATCTTGTCGTCAGCCATGATATTTTCCGATTCCTGAAAGATAGCAAGGCATTGCCGGATGAGATCATCGTCGGTGTCGAAGCAACCATGTTAGGTGGGAAAGAAGGTAGCTGGAAGGTAGAGTTTCCAGTTGATATGAAAAAGGCAAGGGCAGTGGCAAACTACACCAAGATTGGACAAAAATATTTGACTCCGAATGGAATCGAGATCATGTTGCAAAACATTATGACGGTACCGAGCACAAGTATGATGGAGTTGGAAATAGACTGGACAAAAGAAAGAGAAGAACAAATCCAAAAATGGAAAGAGCAAAACGGTTGGATTGTAAAAGGGCCAAAAACAGGTGCATTCACAGAAGCCGAGAGGATGGAGAGGTATTTCATCGACATGGGGGTAGCATTCCAAATATTTGATGAAAAAGGGAATGTGGTAGCAGGATGGGACGATGCGTTGCATGAAGAACTTAACCAAATTCGAAAGAACAACGTAGAGCACTCGTACCGTGGAAAAGTGCATGATGACGGCAAAGGAGTTACGAAATGGAATGGGATAACTCCACTAGCAAAGGATCAAACGTACAAATTAAAAATGCACTCCCTGTACCTGTATGAGCCATCGAAATTTCAGGCATCCATCCCGGTGGATACCCTGTTAAAGGATAAGGTGGCCGTGACAAACAGTGACAGTACGTATACCTTAACGGGCTTTACCTTAAAAACAACGGAGGACGAAGAAAAAATCGGGGATGAGACCTATTTTGGAAAAGGTGCTCTGATTTCGTTCTCGGGTATACTGCCAGAAGGAATCGTCTACACGACTGAATGGTCGGCACAGGATGAGTCCAAACAAACTTACAATGTAAAGCTTCAAGGAACAACCTATACAAGAGGCAAGGACGGAAGAGTACATGTTACAGGAACATTCTTCATCCGCGACCTTGAAAAACAGCCAAAAGAGCTAAAGCTGTCACACGCTATTCAACAACGCCAATACCAAGACCTCAATTGGGAAGTTCCGTTTGACACGTCCAATAACACCAAACGCTAA
- a CDS encoding YqhV family protein, with product MLEKAIMGMAALRVFSGSIEIIAALLILKVNQVEKALLINSGLAIVGPIILITTTTIGLLGMSDRVSFAKIAWILVGISCILIGVRK from the coding sequence ATGTTAGAAAAAGCGATTATGGGTATGGCAGCACTTAGGGTCTTTTCAGGCAGTATCGAGATCATTGCAGCTTTGCTCATTTTAAAAGTGAACCAGGTCGAAAAAGCTCTGCTCATTAATTCAGGGCTTGCGATTGTTGGGCCAATTATCTTGATCACCACAACGACAATCGGTTTGTTAGGCATGTCGGATCGGGTTAGCTTCGCCAAAATAGCCTGGATTCTGGTGGGGATCTCGTGCATCTTGATTGGTGTCCGTAAATAA
- a CDS encoding CD1247 N-terminal domain-containing protein, which yields MPESLANRIAYLQGLADGLEVGEKSPEGKIMVEMIEILNEVQGELRELHARVEEAEDYVEALDEDLEDIELYLFEDDDDLYETVVDCEDDDDEYATFYDLDDDENAQQYEAQVDPHLDTTYEFACPSCQKEIYLHEGKDEEGFRHYVIEPVDNKKSDNR from the coding sequence ATGCCAGAATCATTGGCGAATCGAATCGCATACTTGCAAGGGTTGGCAGATGGATTGGAAGTGGGGGAGAAAAGCCCCGAAGGAAAAATTATGGTAGAGATGATTGAGATTCTAAATGAGGTGCAGGGTGAGCTACGAGAGCTTCACGCGCGAGTGGAAGAGGCGGAGGATTATGTGGAGGCCTTGGATGAAGACTTAGAGGACATTGAGCTGTATCTTTTTGAAGATGATGATGACTTGTATGAAACCGTTGTCGATTGTGAGGATGATGACGACGAGTACGCGACTTTCTACGATTTGGATGATGATGAAAACGCACAACAATACGAAGCACAAGTAGATCCCCATCTCGATACGACTTACGAGTTTGCATGCCCTAGCTGCCAGAAAGAAATCTATCTGCACGAAGGCAAAGATGAGGAAGGTTTCAGACACTATGTAATAGAGCCGGTGGATAACAAGAAATCGGATAATCGATGA
- the spoIIIAE gene encoding stage III sporulation protein AE, whose product MAHTCKLILFWFLFLALFPVAVSATATPAVAPAAGPINQIVQQQVDHLQLDRVEQYWKQLLRDYKGYLPDLKSEGFIQILMQQGDFSISGVLQGMGKFIFHEILMNGKLLSSIIIITVFAMILETMQNAFERNAVSTVAYSITYLVLMVLAINSFHVAITYAKDAIANMSDFMLAMIPLVIALLASVGNLASATMFHPLIIFMINTSGMMISYVVFPLLFLSAMLSIVSLFSERYKVTQLATLLRNIAMGVLGSFLTIFLAIISIQGATSAVADGVTLRTAKYITGNFIPIVGRVFSDAADTVLNASLLVKNAVGLAGVLILIMLCAFPALKILVLALIYNLSSAVLQPLGNSPIISALGTIGKSLLFVFAALATVGLMFFLAITIMIAAGNISMMVR is encoded by the coding sequence ATGGCACACACTTGCAAGCTGATCCTGTTCTGGTTCCTGTTCCTTGCCTTGTTTCCAGTTGCCGTGTCAGCTACTGCGACACCCGCTGTGGCACCCGCAGCCGGTCCAATCAATCAAATCGTGCAACAACAGGTCGATCACTTGCAGCTAGACCGAGTCGAACAGTATTGGAAACAGTTGTTACGCGACTATAAAGGGTACTTGCCCGATTTGAAATCGGAAGGCTTTATCCAAATCCTCATGCAGCAAGGTGACTTCAGTATTTCAGGAGTCCTGCAAGGAATGGGCAAGTTTATCTTTCATGAGATTTTGATGAATGGCAAGCTGCTCAGTTCCATCATTATCATTACGGTCTTCGCGATGATTCTCGAAACGATGCAGAACGCCTTTGAACGTAATGCGGTATCGACAGTGGCGTACTCGATTACGTATCTCGTCTTGATGGTACTTGCGATCAACAGCTTTCATGTCGCCATTACCTATGCAAAAGACGCAATCGCGAACATGTCTGATTTCATGCTGGCCATGATCCCACTGGTAATCGCGCTACTTGCTTCGGTAGGCAATCTGGCATCCGCCACAATGTTTCACCCGCTGATTATCTTCATGATCAACACGAGCGGCATGATGATCTCTTACGTCGTGTTCCCGCTTCTGTTCCTCTCTGCGATGCTCTCTATCGTCAGCCTGTTTTCAGAGAGGTACAAAGTCACGCAGTTAGCGACCTTGCTACGCAATATTGCAATGGGTGTCCTTGGTTCATTTCTGACGATCTTTCTCGCCATCATTTCCATACAAGGAGCGACTTCAGCCGTTGCGGACGGGGTCACTCTCCGAACAGCGAAATACATCACGGGCAATTTCATCCCGATAGTAGGTCGTGTGTTCTCCGATGCGGCAGATACCGTACTCAATGCCTCGTTACTGGTCAAAAATGCCGTAGGCTTGGCGGGTGTTTTGATCCTGATCATGCTATGCGCGTTTCCGGCTTTGAAGATACTGGTACTGGCTCTGATCTACAATCTGTCATCTGCCGTACTCCAACCGCTAGGAAACAGCCCAATCATCAGTGCGCTAGGTACGATTGGGAAAAGTCTTTTGTTCGTCTTCGCTGCTTTGGCAACGGTCGGCTTGATGTTCTTTCTGGCGATTACGATCATGATTGCGGCGGGCAACATCTCCATGATGGTTCGGTAG
- the spoIIIAA gene encoding stage III sporulation protein AA, with protein MNEILTILPATLRTILTALPIAVRENLEEIRLRQNQPLEVRFGQQSSYVTSSGQITSIPAQGWLFSAEEAAKLLNQVSQHSLYALEEELKRGYITVVGGHRIGIAGKVVLDKGEVKGIRDVTSFNIRIAREKKGAAKMVMSYLFEDGKLQNTLLISPPQCGKTTLLRDIARTISYGSECSSSRKVGIVDERSELAGCLQGVPQRDVGPRTDVLDACPKAVGMMMLIRSMSPDVLIVDEVGRAEDGDAVWEAIHAGVAVICSAHGASVKEVAERPMLGKLIRYGAFSRYIVLSRAKGVGTIQAIYDQSMNLVEREKATWSS; from the coding sequence ATGAATGAGATCTTGACGATATTGCCAGCAACTTTACGAACGATTTTGACGGCCCTTCCTATCGCGGTAAGAGAGAATCTGGAAGAGATTCGGCTTCGGCAAAACCAGCCGCTAGAAGTCCGGTTTGGCCAACAATCCAGCTATGTGACATCGTCGGGGCAAATCACCTCGATACCCGCACAAGGATGGCTATTTTCAGCAGAAGAGGCAGCAAAACTCTTAAACCAGGTCAGCCAGCATTCTCTTTATGCCTTGGAAGAAGAGTTGAAAAGGGGTTACATCACGGTAGTTGGCGGTCATCGCATTGGCATTGCGGGGAAAGTCGTGCTGGATAAAGGAGAAGTGAAGGGAATCAGAGATGTGACCAGCTTCAACATCCGGATTGCCCGCGAGAAAAAGGGCGCTGCCAAAATGGTCATGTCGTATTTGTTTGAGGATGGCAAATTGCAAAACACGCTGCTCATCTCCCCACCCCAATGCGGGAAGACAACCTTGTTGCGTGATATCGCACGAACCATCAGCTACGGGAGCGAGTGTTCTTCAAGTCGCAAGGTAGGAATTGTGGACGAGCGTTCTGAGTTGGCGGGATGCTTGCAAGGAGTTCCTCAACGAGATGTCGGTCCGCGAACGGATGTGCTGGACGCTTGCCCAAAAGCTGTCGGGATGATGATGCTGATTCGCTCCATGTCTCCTGATGTTCTGATTGTGGACGAGGTAGGAAGAGCGGAGGATGGCGACGCAGTCTGGGAAGCGATTCATGCTGGTGTAGCCGTCATTTGCTCTGCGCATGGAGCGAGCGTCAAGGAAGTTGCCGAACGCCCTATGTTAGGCAAGCTGATTCGATATGGTGCCTTTTCCCGCTATATCGTACTCAGCCGCGCAAAAGGTGTCGGAACGATCCAGGCCATCTACGATCAAAGCATGAACCTGGTTGAAAGGGAGAAGGCTACATGGTCAAGCTGA
- a CDS encoding phosphosulfolactate synthase produces MVECDQSFLPDSWANPSGQIREKPRVKGLTMVIDKGLGLTAYSDLFALAAPYIDLYKLGFGTLALYPLEILNQKLTLAKQFDVHIMPGGTFFEIAIRHNSIADYMKLIRSLGFSAVEISDGTFPLSFAQRQEAINYALDNDLVVYTEVGKKAADYRTCREELLETLSFDLHNGASHVIVEARESGTVGVCDGDGKIDDSFVLDIVAAAKEKASRLIWEAPQKDQQVCFIKAIGSDVNLGNIAYTDVFSLETLRRGLRGDTALIMDRGRCFPCE; encoded by the coding sequence ATGGTAGAGTGTGATCAATCGTTTTTACCTGATAGCTGGGCAAACCCGTCCGGGCAAATACGAGAGAAGCCCCGTGTGAAGGGCTTAACCATGGTGATTGACAAAGGCCTTGGACTTACTGCATATTCCGACTTGTTCGCGTTGGCTGCTCCCTATATCGATCTATACAAACTCGGTTTTGGCACCCTTGCTCTGTACCCCCTCGAGATACTCAACCAAAAACTGACCCTTGCAAAACAATTTGATGTACACATCATGCCAGGAGGAACTTTTTTTGAAATCGCCATTCGCCACAATTCAATTGCAGATTATATGAAGCTGATTCGCTCTCTCGGTTTTTCTGCGGTGGAAATATCCGATGGAACGTTCCCTCTATCCTTTGCACAGCGACAGGAAGCCATCAATTACGCGTTAGACAATGATCTAGTGGTCTACACAGAGGTCGGAAAAAAAGCTGCCGACTATCGCACTTGTCGAGAGGAATTGCTGGAGACGCTTAGCTTTGACCTGCACAATGGTGCCAGTCACGTGATTGTAGAAGCGAGAGAAAGTGGTACCGTCGGCGTGTGTGACGGGGATGGCAAGATTGACGATTCCTTCGTTTTAGACATTGTTGCAGCGGCCAAAGAAAAGGCCTCCCGTCTAATCTGGGAAGCACCACAAAAGGATCAACAGGTCTGCTTCATCAAGGCCATTGGCAGCGACGTGAACCTCGGAAATATTGCCTATACGGATGTATTCTCTTTGGAGACGCTACGGCGCGGATTGCGCGGCGATACAGCCCTAATCATGGATAGAGGGAGGTGTTTTCCGTGCGAATAG
- a CDS encoding DUF441 domain-containing protein, with the protein MMSGEVMLVILIVIGLIGRSPIIATAASILLVLKLTALERFFPTVERRGLELGLLFLTISVLVPFASEKISWKDVTPLFTTVVGLTALAGGAIATWMNGKGLDLLRSEPHMIVGLVIGSIIGIVFFRGIPVGPLMAAGITAFVLKLWEWFGSR; encoded by the coding sequence ATGATGTCTGGAGAAGTAATGCTGGTCATCCTAATCGTTATCGGTCTTATTGGGCGCTCACCGATTATTGCGACTGCCGCAAGTATATTGTTGGTGTTGAAGCTAACGGCACTGGAGCGTTTTTTCCCAACAGTAGAACGACGCGGATTGGAGCTCGGGCTGCTCTTTTTGACCATTTCCGTACTGGTTCCATTCGCCAGCGAAAAAATATCATGGAAAGACGTCACGCCTCTTTTCACTACGGTTGTCGGCTTAACCGCACTGGCTGGTGGGGCTATTGCCACCTGGATGAATGGAAAAGGACTCGATTTGCTACGCTCGGAGCCACATATGATCGTCGGTCTAGTGATTGGCTCGATTATTGGCATTGTGTTTTTTCGGGGTATTCCCGTCGGGCCTTTGATGGCTGCTGGTATTACAGCGTTTGTGTTGAAGCTGTGGGAATGGTTTGGAAGCAGATAA
- the spoIIIAD gene encoding stage III sporulation protein AD, with amino-acid sequence MEIVQIVGLGLVATILALVIKEQKPMFAFLLAIASGVIIFYFLVGKIAEVIRILERLAVQADLNLVFLETILKIIGIAYIAEFGAQMTRDAGQGAIASKIELAGKVLILVMAVPIIQIIIETVIDLLPA; translated from the coding sequence ATGGAGATTGTACAAATTGTCGGACTAGGACTGGTGGCTACGATTCTCGCGCTAGTCATTAAGGAACAGAAGCCGATGTTCGCCTTTTTGCTGGCGATCGCGAGCGGGGTCATCATCTTTTACTTTCTCGTCGGAAAAATAGCAGAGGTTATTCGGATTTTGGAAAGACTGGCGGTTCAAGCAGATTTGAACCTTGTGTTTCTGGAAACGATTCTAAAAATCATCGGAATTGCCTACATCGCTGAATTCGGTGCACAGATGACCCGAGATGCTGGACAAGGTGCGATTGCTTCGAAAATCGAGCTCGCTGGAAAAGTCCTCATCCTGGTTATGGCTGTACCGATCATCCAAATCATTATCGAAACAGTGATCGACTTGTTGCCGGCATAA
- the spoIIIAG gene encoding stage III sporulation protein AG — protein MNQLWEKLKSLLMKKQGETMQEEKKIVVGSKGKNQKLKPLHYFIVILGIGVAIMILTDFLRVEKDQPLGFGDIGSEAPGPPGGDATSQVLGGSPTTDIIAEYENIYETQLREILASVVGVGEVQVMVNLESTPELVVEKNRNIRSSTNQEMDKEKATRNQNDQSRDEQVVIVQGGKQDAPVIVKTLKPKVRGVLVVAKGADNIQVKAWITEAVQKVLDVPAYKISILPKKG, from the coding sequence ATGAACCAATTGTGGGAAAAGCTGAAAAGTCTGCTCATGAAGAAACAAGGCGAGACGATGCAGGAAGAAAAGAAAATCGTGGTGGGGAGCAAGGGGAAAAACCAAAAGCTAAAGCCGCTGCATTATTTCATCGTCATATTAGGAATTGGCGTTGCCATCATGATTCTGACGGACTTCCTCAGAGTGGAAAAAGACCAACCACTCGGATTTGGAGATATAGGGAGTGAGGCGCCAGGTCCTCCTGGTGGCGATGCAACTTCCCAGGTGTTGGGGGGATCACCGACTACAGATATCATTGCAGAGTATGAAAACATTTACGAGACACAGCTTCGTGAGATCCTCGCTTCCGTTGTCGGTGTCGGTGAAGTACAGGTCATGGTCAATCTGGAATCAACACCAGAGCTGGTTGTAGAAAAAAATCGCAACATTCGTTCCTCAACCAATCAGGAAATGGACAAAGAAAAGGCAACCCGCAATCAAAATGACCAGTCACGAGATGAGCAGGTCGTCATCGTGCAAGGCGGCAAGCAAGATGCCCCTGTTATTGTGAAGACGTTGAAGCCGAAAGTCCGCGGGGTCCTGGTAGTAGCAAAAGGGGCCGATAACATCCAGGTTAAAGCGTGGATCACTGAAGCCGTTCAAAAGGTTTTGGATGTTCCCGCTTATAAAATATCCATTTTGCCCAAAAAAGGGTAG
- the spoIIIAB gene encoding stage III sporulation protein SpoIIIAB — MVKLMGAVLILFSASMVGWQIGKYYANRPVQLRALLVALQMLETEIVFGMTPLQRAFVKVGHRVSEEVGKVFLLAAEFLQTEKAHSAEEALQQAMNRLWTQTALRRQEREVLESLGQVLGSSDREDQQKHLRLAVTHLRGLEEEARAEQEKYEKMYKSLGFLGGLLVVILMF; from the coding sequence ATGGTCAAGCTGATGGGAGCCGTACTCATCCTGTTTTCGGCGTCGATGGTTGGTTGGCAGATCGGCAAGTATTACGCGAATCGTCCCGTTCAGCTTCGGGCTCTGCTCGTTGCTCTACAAATGCTCGAAACGGAAATCGTGTTCGGGATGACGCCATTACAGCGAGCGTTTGTGAAGGTCGGTCATCGCGTTTCCGAAGAGGTAGGGAAAGTATTTCTTCTGGCCGCGGAATTCCTACAGACAGAAAAGGCGCATTCGGCTGAGGAAGCCTTGCAACAAGCAATGAATAGACTCTGGACCCAAACCGCCTTGCGCAGACAAGAGCGAGAGGTGCTTGAGAGTCTAGGTCAGGTACTCGGATCATCCGATCGGGAAGACCAGCAAAAGCATTTGCGCCTAGCTGTCACCCACCTGCGAGGGCTGGAAGAAGAGGCTCGTGCGGAACAGGAAAAGTACGAAAAAATGTACAAGAGTTTGGGCTTTTTAGGTGGACTCTTGGTCGTCATCCTGATGTTCTAA
- the spoIIIAC gene encoding stage III sporulation protein AC, giving the protein MDFDLTPVFQIGAVGFITAILHTVLKQAGKEDIAHWATLVGFIIVLYMVSHYIGDLFSEVKRVFLFN; this is encoded by the coding sequence GTGGATTTTGATTTGACACCTGTTTTCCAGATAGGAGCAGTAGGTTTCATTACAGCCATCCTGCATACAGTCCTGAAGCAGGCGGGCAAGGAAGATATTGCGCATTGGGCAACTCTGGTCGGATTCATCATTGTCCTGTACATGGTGTCCCATTACATCGGTGACTTGTTCTCCGAGGTAAAACGCGTCTTCCTGTTCAACTGA
- a CDS encoding SpoIIIAH-like family protein, translated as MILRKQTVWLLTMLAVMVVLSGYYLVKGPQDQVPTSGQEHAVQKQEQISGVVVESKQVDHAPQATPVDQAPKANPVEGKTGTQGAKTPAAPEAKPATSNTVVPVAETASEIFQGFKMKREAMLAQQKDEQLAIVNSTESSPQAVAEAMAKFEELSNMESATMTAEEMLKASGYQDAVVTVQNDIATVIVQKDKLSANEVVEIIANVKQHLNIPATNINVQYKAS; from the coding sequence ATGATTCTGCGAAAGCAAACGGTTTGGTTGTTGACAATGCTTGCTGTCATGGTTGTGCTCTCTGGATATTACTTGGTGAAGGGACCGCAAGATCAGGTCCCAACATCAGGACAAGAGCACGCTGTCCAGAAGCAAGAGCAAATTTCCGGTGTGGTGGTTGAATCCAAGCAAGTAGATCACGCCCCACAAGCAACGCCTGTCGATCAAGCTCCAAAGGCAAACCCTGTAGAAGGAAAAACTGGCACGCAAGGAGCGAAGACTCCTGCTGCACCAGAAGCAAAACCAGCGACATCGAACACGGTCGTCCCAGTAGCAGAAACGGCGAGTGAAATCTTCCAAGGTTTCAAAATGAAACGCGAAGCCATGCTGGCGCAACAAAAAGACGAACAGCTAGCAATCGTAAACAGCACGGAGTCCTCTCCGCAGGCAGTCGCTGAAGCGATGGCCAAGTTTGAAGAACTGTCCAATATGGAAAGTGCTACGATGACTGCAGAAGAAATGCTCAAGGCAAGCGGCTATCAGGATGCGGTCGTTACTGTCCAAAATGACATTGCGACAGTCATTGTACAAAAAGATAAATTGAGCGCAAACGAGGTAGTGGAAATCATTGCCAACGTGAAGCAACACTTGAATATCCCGGCGACAAACATTAACGTACAATACAAGGCATCCTAA